The sequence below is a genomic window from Massilia oculi.
GTTGGTCATCTGGCAAAAACTGTGAACGATGCAATGGTGGCGTTCGCAAACCTTCGCCAGCACATCTAGCCAAATACGCCGATCAGCGTCATCCCGAAAGATCGGTGCGCGTCGGTTTCCGCGCGACGTCACGTGGTAGAGCGCCCCAGGAAAATTGACTCTGAGTGGTCGTGTCATCCGATAACGGTAATGGATTGGCACCCACCAACGCTGAGATCGCTCAGAATCCTCAAGGACCTTGATTACTGCTGAACTCGTGTCCAAATGTCAGACCTGACCCCGATGTTCCTTGCCGGAACTGGTGCGCCTGTTCGGCGGCGAGCCAGGCCTCGATATCGCGGACGACGAATACGGCCGCCTCTACCAGCTCACGCCTGACGCCAACGGCGCGGTCAGGACGGTCATCCTGAGCTCGC
It includes:
- a CDS encoding transposase; amino-acid sequence: MTRPLRVNFPGALYHVTSRGNRRAPIFRDDADRRIWLDVLAKVCERHHCIVHSFCQMTNHYHLLVETVEGNLPSCMRQLNGHYLSSPV